One window from the genome of Diospyros lotus cultivar Yz01 chromosome 11, ASM1463336v1, whole genome shotgun sequence encodes:
- the LOC127813446 gene encoding abscisic acid receptor PYL2, which translates to MVSLAAMEEGNQPQPQPLPQGLTPEEFTELEPLISTFHTFNPKPNTCSSLITQHIDAPATAVWPYVRRFDNPQKYKHFIKGCSMEGDGGVGSIRQVTVVSGLPASTSTERLEILDDNKHILSFRVVGGEHRLNNYQSVTSVNEFEKGGKVYTVVLESYIVDIPEGNTGEDTKMFVDTVVKLNLQKLGVVAMAALHGHE; encoded by the coding sequence atGGTATCATTGGCCGCCATGGAAGAAGGCAACCAACCTCAACCTCAACCTCTCCCTCAAGGCCTAACTCCAGAAGAATTCACTGAGCTGGAACCCCTCATCTCCACCTTCCACACCTTCAACCCCAAGCCCAACACCTGCAGCTCCCTCATCACCCAACACATCGACGCTCCGGCCACCGCCGTCTGGCCCTACGTCCGCCGCTTCGACAACCCCCAGAAGTACAAGCACTTCATCAAGGGCTGCAGCATGGAAGGCGACGGCGGCGTCGGCAGCATCCGCCAAGTCACCGTCGTCTCCGGCCTCCCCGCCTCCACCAGCACCGAGCGCCTCGAGATCCTCGACGACAACAAGCACATTCTCAGCTTCCGGGTCGTCGGCGGCGAGCACCGCCTCAACAACTACCAGAGCGTCACGTCTGTCAACGAGTTCGAGAAGGGCGGCAAGGTGTACACGGTGGTCCTGGAGTCGTATATCGTCGATATCCCGGAGGGGAACACGGGCGAAGATACGAAGATGTTTGTGGACACCGTCGTCAAGCTGAATCTCCAGAAGCTTGGGGTGGTGGCGATGGCCGCTTTGCATGGCCATGAATGA
- the LOC127813384 gene encoding uncharacterized protein LOC127813384, which yields MHFGSYSCQNMTENNAFNPPRVMGDHNATFMDGLLSQMSSVSPAQSNSLDRNNQNRIIAEFPAPSLLQGEPVNNLHTSFTISSHIGLVDCCAPISRNVALEGNAIADPSFGSSHQTSKAEVQERFVGGTPVPATSLAALLASRCGPHDNLNELETSAPPVNPLEILNTSISNSHCDALHSALATSMNCGYDGMVSGMNSRWDLDKYFAYPGVAGKCPGRTGFHPFEFTGNVNPAGLISMDNANVSSDDPSRSSKFSSELSLSLATCKPSIVYGTSIPDQCSEINCSGVTHHSLKERQFGSETSCNSRNLSLNFRSSRPAQTSPFLSGSKYLHVIQEILAEIASYSLGSPDQMNYSASAIGASAKFSISSGSFADRGHATMGSSGEDRFDAQMDLVPQGQEFEAKKKQLLALLQVVDERYSHCVDEIHTVISAFHAATELDPRLHARFALRTISSLYKNLRERISNQILTMVTNFNKEDVKDEERSFEASFIQKQWALQQIRRKDHQLWRPQRGLPERSVSVLRAWMFQNFLHPYPKDAEKHLLAVKSGLTRSQVSNWFINARVRLWKPMIEEMYAEMNPRKGRRIDDENDSSRRNPVSTNSRRFNV from the exons ATGCACTTCGGCTCCTATAGTTGCCAAAATATGACCGAAAACAATGCATTCAATCCCCCGAGGGTAATGGGTGATCACAATGCTACTTTTATGGATGGATTGCTTTCTCAAATGTCTTCGGTTTCGCCTGCTCAGTCCAATTCACTGGATCGGAACAACCAAAACCGGATAATTGCTGAATTTCCAGCCCCTTCATTGTTGCAAGGTGAACCAGTGAATAATCTCCACACTAGTTTCACCATATCCAGTCACATTGGCCTAGTTGACTGCTGTGCACCGATTTCTAGAAATGTGGCACTAGAAGGTAATGCTATTGCAGATCCTTCATTCGGTAGTTCACATCAAACCAGCAAAGCAGAAGTTCAGGAGCGATTTGTTGGTGGAACACCTGTTCCTGCTACATCACTTGCTGCCCTCTTGGCCTCAAGGTGTGGTCCTCATGACAATCTCAATGAATTAGAAACTTCCGCCCCTCCAGTAAATCCTCTGGAGATTTTAAATACTTCTATTTCAAACAGTCACTGTGATGCATTACACTCTGCACTTGCGACCTCTATGAACTGTGGCTATGATGGAATGGTCAGTGGTATGAACAGTAGATGGGATTTGGACAAGTATTTTGCTTATCCGGGGGTTGCCGGGAAATGCCCGGGAAGAACTGGGTTTCACCCATTTGAATTTACAGGAAATGTTAATCCCGCCGGGTTGATATCAATGGACAATGCAAATGTGAGCTCTGATGATCCTTCCAGGTCCTCAAAATTTAGTAGTGAGCTGTCCCTTAGTCTTGCCACATGCAAGCCTTCCATTGTTTATGGAACAAGTATTCCGGATCAATGTTCAGAGATAAATTGCTCTGGTGTTACTCATCATTCTTTGAAGGAAAGGCAGTTTGGCTCAGAAACATCATGCAACAGTAGGAATCTTTCTCTGAATTTCAGATCTTCTAGGCCGGCTCAGACTTCACCATTTTTATCTGGTTCTAAATATCTTCATGTAATCCAAGAAATACTTGCCGAAATAGCGAGTTATTCACTTGGGAGTCCTGACCAGATGAACTATTCTGCTAGTGCTATTGGAGCTTcggcaaaattttcaatttcgtCTGGTTCCTTTGCTGACAGAGGACATGCAACGATGGGCTCCAGTGGAGAAGATAGATTCGATGCTCAAATGGACCTTGTCCCGCAAGGACAGGAGTTTGAGGCAAAGAAAAAGCAACTGTTGGCTTTACTTCAAGTG GTTGATGAGCGATACAGCCATTGCGTCGACGAAATCCATACAGTTATATCTGCATTTCATGCTGCAACCGAGTTGGATCCTCGCTTACATGCTCGTTTTGCCTTACGAACAATCTCCTCTTTGTACAAGAACCTGAGGGAGAGAATTAGTAACCAGATTCTTACAATGGTGACCAATTTCAACAAAGAAGACGTGAAGGATGAAGAAAGGTCATTCGAGGCGTCTTTCATCCAGAAGCAATGGGCACTCCAACAGATACGGAGAAAAGACCATCAGTTATGGAGGCCCCAAAGAGGCCTGCCAGAAAGATCTGTCTCGGTTTTACGAGCATGGATGTTTCAGAATTTTCTTCATCC GTATCCTAAAGATGCAGAGAAGCATTTACTTGCAGTGAAGAGTGGGTTGACAAGGAGCCAG GTATCGAATTGGTTCATAAACGCTCGCGTTCGGCTGTGGAAGCCGATGATCGAGGAAATGTACGCAGAGATGAACCCGAGAAAAGGGCGGAGGATCGACGACGAAAACGACAGCAGCCGTAGGAACCCAGTGAGCACCAACAGCCGAAGATTCAATGTGTGA